A window of Raineyella sp. W15-4 contains these coding sequences:
- a CDS encoding aldo/keto reductase, with the protein MEYRYLGRTGVRVSPLCLGTMMFGPWANNDHDDAIRIIHAALDAGINFVDTADVYSAGVSEEITGRALKGHRDEVFLATKFFMPMDEDPNHGGGSRRWIMTEVENSLRRLGTDHIDLYQVHRPTPEIDVEETLGALTDLVRAGKVRYIGSSSYSGSQIVAAQWAAKENHYARFVTEQPPYSILVRGIEEDVLPTTLRHGMGTLTYSPLAGGWLSGRWRAGNAPTTTSAARPGPRFDMSSPANQRKLAIVEDLAQLAEQTGITLIELAIAFVLNHPGVTAAIVGPRTMEHLQSYLPAADITLSAEVLDRIDRLVAPGVTINPDDNSYGAHELQPAARRR; encoded by the coding sequence ATGGAATACCGCTACCTCGGCCGCACCGGCGTCAGGGTCAGCCCGCTGTGCCTGGGCACCATGATGTTCGGCCCGTGGGCCAACAACGACCACGACGACGCGATCCGCATCATCCACGCAGCCCTGGACGCGGGCATCAACTTCGTCGACACCGCCGACGTCTACTCGGCCGGCGTCTCGGAGGAGATCACCGGGCGGGCGCTGAAGGGGCACCGGGACGAGGTGTTCTTGGCGACCAAGTTCTTCATGCCGATGGACGAGGACCCGAACCACGGCGGCGGGTCCCGCCGGTGGATCATGACCGAGGTCGAGAACTCCCTGCGGCGCCTGGGCACCGACCACATCGACCTGTACCAGGTCCACCGGCCCACTCCCGAGATCGACGTGGAGGAGACCCTGGGCGCGCTCACCGACCTCGTCCGGGCCGGGAAGGTGCGCTACATCGGCTCCTCGTCCTACTCCGGCTCGCAGATCGTGGCGGCGCAGTGGGCGGCGAAGGAGAACCACTACGCGCGGTTCGTCACCGAGCAGCCGCCGTACTCGATCCTGGTACGCGGCATCGAGGAGGACGTGCTGCCGACCACTCTGCGGCACGGGATGGGCACCCTGACCTACAGCCCGCTGGCCGGCGGTTGGCTCTCCGGCCGCTGGCGGGCCGGGAACGCACCGACCACGACGTCCGCCGCCCGCCCCGGCCCCCGCTTCGACATGAGCAGCCCCGCAAACCAGCGCAAGCTGGCGATCGTCGAGGACCTCGCCCAGCTCGCCGAGCAGACCGGGATCACGCTGATCGAGCTGGCGATCGCGTTCGTCCTCAACCACCCCGGAGTGACCGCCGCGATCGTCGGCCCGCGCACGATGGAGCACCTCCAGTCCTACCTGCCGGCCGCCGACATCACCCTCTCGGCCGAGGTGCTGGACCGCATCGACCGACTCGTCGCGCCCGGCGTGACCATCAACCCCGACGACAACAGCTACGGTGCCCACGAGCTACAGCCGGCGGCTCGACGCCGCTGA
- a CDS encoding MFS transporter: MPIAHQPRSVQAITFACVVSYMGVGLVDPILPTIAASLDASPGQTELLFTSYLFTTALMMFFSSWVSSRFGMRRTLLLGLGLVVTFATACALSGDVRQVIGFRGGWGVGNALFVSTALAAIIGSAAQARSAIVLYEAALGVGMALGPLAGGLLGAVSWRAPFGGTAILMGLGLLGIGLYLQRRTEKPAPVSLGAPFRALGRHDFVPVLAATFFYNYAYFTILAFTPFPLHQAASNAGLDFTPIDLGLVFFVWGLLLAVASVVVAPRLSRILGLRPTLFVALAALAVDEVAFWLGAGQLPVVIVATLLSGVLLGVMNTAMTEAAMEATDLPRGVASSSYSGIRFVGAALAPTLTGPLSQVGGMGLPYLVGAAATVLAVLALGAEWYLTRRHRTAVAEAETRRCRGLSAATYAPGR; encoded by the coding sequence ATCCCCATCGCGCACCAACCACGTTCGGTCCAGGCCATCACCTTCGCCTGCGTCGTCAGCTACATGGGTGTCGGTCTGGTGGACCCGATCCTGCCGACCATCGCCGCATCGCTCGACGCGTCGCCCGGCCAGACGGAGCTGTTGTTCACCAGCTACCTGTTCACCACCGCGCTGATGATGTTCTTCAGCTCGTGGGTCAGTTCACGGTTCGGCATGCGGAGGACATTGCTGTTGGGCCTGGGACTGGTCGTGACGTTCGCGACGGCCTGCGCGCTCAGTGGGGACGTCCGCCAGGTCATCGGGTTCCGCGGCGGCTGGGGCGTCGGCAACGCGCTGTTCGTCTCGACCGCTCTGGCGGCCATCATCGGCTCGGCCGCCCAGGCCCGCAGCGCCATCGTGCTCTACGAGGCAGCCCTCGGCGTGGGCATGGCGCTGGGTCCGCTGGCCGGTGGCCTGCTGGGCGCAGTGTCCTGGCGGGCACCGTTCGGCGGGACGGCGATCCTGATGGGCCTGGGCCTGCTCGGGATCGGCCTCTATCTGCAACGACGGACCGAGAAGCCAGCCCCGGTGTCGCTCGGTGCGCCGTTCCGCGCGCTCGGCCGCCACGACTTCGTCCCGGTGCTGGCGGCCACGTTCTTCTACAACTACGCGTACTTCACGATCCTCGCGTTCACGCCGTTTCCGCTGCACCAGGCTGCCTCGAACGCCGGACTCGACTTCACGCCGATCGACCTCGGGCTCGTCTTCTTCGTCTGGGGCCTGCTGCTCGCGGTGGCGTCCGTGGTCGTGGCTCCCCGGCTCTCCCGCATCCTGGGGCTGAGGCCGACCCTGTTCGTCGCCCTCGCGGCGCTGGCCGTCGACGAGGTGGCGTTCTGGCTGGGCGCAGGCCAGCTGCCCGTGGTAATCGTCGCCACCCTGCTCTCGGGCGTGTTGCTGGGCGTCATGAACACTGCCATGACCGAAGCGGCGATGGAGGCGACGGACCTGCCGCGCGGAGTCGCGTCCAGCAGCTACTCCGGCATCCGGTTCGTCGGCGCGGCGCTCGCCCCGACCCTGACCGGTCCGCTCTCGCAGGTCGGCGGGATGGGACTCCCCTACCTGGTCGGCGCGGCGGCGACGGTGCTCGCCGTCCTCGCGCTGGGCGCTGAGTGGTACCTCACGCGTCGGCACCGAACCGCTGTCGCCGAGGCCGAGACCCGTCGGTGCCGGGGTCTGAGTGCGGCAACGTACGCCCCCGGACGGTAG
- a CDS encoding zinc-binding dehydrogenase, protein MKATFMYGAGDVRIETVPDPIVQDPTDAIVRTVRACICGSDLHPYHSLPKTAEGQSMGHELIGVVEEIGSEVTSVRPGDFVIVPFAYSDNTCVFCREGLHTACVHGGWYGTPQAAGLQAEYGRVPLADGSLVKVPDIDPATADEALLASLLTLSDVYLTGYHGAHMGEVAPGRTVTVVGDGAVGLGAVLAAKQLGAERIILMGRHTARTDLGVEFGATDVVAERGAEGIAKVIDLTNGEGSHVVIEAVGHLPAYQQAYGVVRPGGIISRVGVPQYEEAPIGFGSLFGKNARLAGGPAPVRAYLEAAIPQVLDGTINPGKVFDRTVSLDEVPAGYAAMNAREALKVMVRP, encoded by the coding sequence ATGAAGGCAACGTTCATGTACGGCGCCGGTGACGTACGCATCGAGACCGTCCCGGACCCGATCGTCCAGGACCCGACCGACGCGATCGTACGTACGGTCCGCGCGTGCATCTGTGGCTCGGACCTGCACCCCTACCATTCGCTGCCGAAGACGGCGGAGGGGCAGTCGATGGGGCACGAACTGATCGGCGTGGTCGAGGAGATCGGCTCGGAGGTGACGAGCGTGAGGCCGGGGGACTTCGTGATCGTCCCGTTCGCGTACAGCGACAACACCTGTGTGTTCTGCCGGGAGGGCTTGCACACCGCCTGCGTCCACGGTGGCTGGTACGGCACCCCGCAGGCGGCCGGGCTGCAGGCCGAGTACGGCCGCGTCCCGCTCGCCGACGGCAGCCTGGTGAAGGTCCCGGACATCGACCCGGCGACGGCCGACGAGGCGCTGCTGGCGTCGCTGCTCACCCTGTCGGATGTGTACCTGACCGGTTACCACGGCGCCCACATGGGCGAGGTCGCCCCGGGCAGGACCGTCACCGTGGTCGGCGATGGCGCAGTCGGCCTCGGCGCGGTGCTCGCCGCCAAGCAGTTGGGCGCCGAGCGGATCATCCTGATGGGCCGGCACACGGCGCGGACCGACCTGGGCGTCGAGTTCGGCGCGACCGACGTGGTCGCCGAGCGTGGCGCGGAGGGCATCGCGAAGGTCATCGACCTCACCAACGGCGAAGGCTCCCACGTCGTTATCGAGGCCGTCGGCCATCTGCCGGCCTACCAGCAGGCGTACGGCGTCGTACGCCCCGGCGGCATCATCTCCCGGGTCGGCGTCCCGCAGTACGAAGAGGCCCCGATCGGATTCGGCTCACTGTTCGGCAAGAATGCCCGCCTGGCCGGCGGCCCCGCCCCGGTGCGCGCCTACCTGGAGGCCGCGATCCCGCAGGTCCTGGACGGCACCATCAACCCCGGCAAGGTCTTCGACCGCACCGTCAGCCTGGACGAGGTGCCCGCCGGGTATGCGGCGATGAACGCCCGCGAGGCGCTGAAGGTGATGGTCCGCCCGTGA
- a CDS encoding MarR family winged helix-turn-helix transcriptional regulator: MTPDDMLSDAGIPDHDAQADDARFAADLALATTRFTRNAQYFAGTPVSSADWRTIRIVATEGPMRIGELARLERYTAASATVLVNRLVDQGLLARRPDPDDARSRLLTATPEGLARCSEWEEQLGRTVADLLAALPESQQDTLRAALPILQRLTRQLNALRKERDNQ, translated from the coding sequence GTGACCCCCGACGACATGCTCAGCGACGCCGGCATCCCGGACCACGACGCGCAGGCGGACGATGCCCGGTTCGCCGCGGACCTCGCTCTGGCGACCACCCGGTTCACCCGGAATGCGCAGTACTTCGCGGGGACCCCGGTGTCGTCCGCCGACTGGCGCACGATCCGGATCGTCGCCACCGAGGGCCCGATGCGGATCGGTGAACTCGCCCGTCTGGAGCGCTACACCGCGGCCAGCGCGACCGTGCTGGTCAACCGTCTGGTCGACCAGGGGCTGCTCGCCCGCCGACCCGACCCGGACGACGCCCGCTCGAGGCTGCTCACCGCCACACCGGAGGGGCTCGCCCGGTGCTCCGAGTGGGAGGAGCAGTTGGGCCGGACCGTCGCCGACCTGCTGGCGGCGCTGCCGGAATCCCAGCAGGACACGCTCCGGGCCGCGCTGCCGATCCTGCAACGGCTCACCCGGCAGCTGAACGCATTGCGGAAGGAAAGAGACAACCAGTGA